AGTAATTATCATGACTCCAAATAGGATTACAAATGATATTAAAAAGTTAATAAATTCATAACATACAGAACTTATTGAAAACATGTATTTAGGTACATAAATTTTCTTTAATATTCCAGAATTTCTTCTAATAGATCTCATAGAACCTTTTGTTCCAGCACTATAAAAATCATATATTAATCTACCAGATAAGAAATAAACAGGATAGTTTTCGATTTGACGACCGAATAACATTGAAAAAATAGCGGTAAATACTAACATGATTAAAAGAGGGTTGAAAAAACTCCAAGCAATTCCTAATACAGAATCCTTGTATTTGGAAGTAAAATCTCTTTTAACTAGTTGTTGCAATAAAAATTTTTTCTCCGCCATCGTGTCAAACATATTTTCAACCAACTTTCGATTTACTATTATTTTGTTAAATTTTATTAATAAATGTTTTACTTTAAAATCACTATTATTTTCGTCTTCTTGCAAACTCATCGAATATTTCGTCAATATCAATTCCTTTGTGAACTAAAATCAATAATGTATGAAATATTAAATCTACAGATTCATAAACGAGATTTTCATTATTTTTAGCAGCTAATAAAACTTCTCCAGCTTCTTCAGATATTTTTTCAAGTATTTTATCTTCTGCTTTTTTATCACTATCTTGCATAATATTTGAAGTATATGAATCAATAGGATTGTCTCTTCTATCTTCTAAGACCTCATAAACTTGTCTTATAATCTCATCATTACTCATTTAATCATCGCCTTTTGCCCTATCTTGAATACTTTCAGTAATAGCTATTAATGGATGATGGTCATCATCAATAATTTCAATATCGTCAAATGTTTTTATTCCAGAGTTATCTGCTGTTTTTTCCATACCTAATTTAATATCTTGACCTAAATCAATAACATATGAATCAACAGTTTTACACCCCATTTGTTTTGAAGCAACAGCCCTATGGTGCCCATCTACTAAAATCCACCTATCACCAGTTTTAACAACAATTGCTGGCTCAGCTAAACCTCGTTCTAATTCATAACTTCTGCCTTCAAGTTCATCTGCATATACTCTATCTTGTGTTGGTCTTAATTTATCGGTAGCTACTCTCATGTGTTTTAAAGTAGTTTTAATTCCATATAACTGTTCCAATGTACTTTTGAAATACTCTACTTTATTGGGTGTTGAACGTTCAATGTGGGATCTTACCATATCGGTATTTGTAATTATCCCAACTAACTTACCATTTTCATCTACAACAGGCATCCTAGAGATTCCTCTTCTAAACATGACTCTAGATGCATCGTTTATGGATAAATCTTCATTGGCAACTACTAATTTAGTACTCATTATATCTTTAACTTTTTCTGCCCAATCTTTAATTACTACATCAAATGCAGTTACCATTCCAACTAATTTGTTATTTTCAACAACTGGATAACTATTGTGGTCGCTTTCTTTCATTAATCTTATAATTTCGGTTGTTGTAGTTTCTGGAGAAACACTAATAACATTTCTTGTCATATAATCTTTCACAAAAGATTTTTTCTCAGTCATGTTATCTTCCATTATTTTACTCAATATTTTCTTTTAATATTTTAACAGTTTCTCCAGGATCTGCTTTTCCGCGAGTTATTCTCATTACTTGGCCTACAAGATAGTTAAGAGAAGCTTTTTGACCTGTAAGATAATCTTCAACAGCTTTTGGATTTTCATCAATAGCTTGTTTTGCAGCATTTATTATTTCATCATCTTTTACAACACCAAGCAAACCTAACTCTTCTGCAATTGCTTTGGGAGTTTGTTTGTTATTTGGCATTTGCTCAATAATTCTTTGACCTGCTTTGGTTGTAATAGTTTTAGATAAAAGCATATTAAAAAATTCAACTAAATCTTCAACTAGAATTCCACTATCTACAAAAGTTAATTTATTGTAGGATAATACTCTTTTAAGTTCATCTCTCATCCACTTTGATGCAAATTTAGGGTCTATTTGTTTAGCTACTTCTTCATAAGCTATTGCTAAATCTAATTCTGAAGTTAATACTTTAGCAGATTCTTCATCAATATTGTAATCTGTTACAAATCGTTTTACTTTATTGTGAGGTGCTTCAGGCATTGTTTCTAAGGTGTTTTGAATTGCGTTTTCAGTTATTTCCATTGGTGGTAAGTCGGGATCTGGTATGAATCTATAATCATCAGCATCTTCTTTTAATCTCATTCCAACCGTGATCATTTGAGATTCGAGATATGCGCGAGTTTCTTGTTTAACTTCAACTCCCCTTTTCATAAGGTTTTTTTGTCTTACAAGTTCAAATTTCAATGCTTTATATGCACCTTTAATGGAGTTAACGTTTTTCATTTCTACTCTGTTTCCGCCTTCGATAGAAATGTTTACATCTGCTCTCATAGTACCTTCACCACGAGCTCCTCCACTATATTGTAAAACACGAATTAATTCTTTTAAAAAATCCCTTGCTTCTTCTGGGGATTTTATATCTGGTTCTGTTACAATTTCTACTAATGGAATTCCAGAACGGTTGAAGTTAACAATGCCTCTGTCTGGTTTATATTGTCCAGGGTCCTCTTCAACATGTATTTCCCTAATTCTAATCCCGTTTAATTCTCCTTCGTATCCAATTGGTACAGAAGTTCTTTGATAACCAGAAGGCAAATCTGGATAATCATAGTGTTTTCTCATAAAATAAGTAAATCCTTTATCAATTTTACAGTTTAACATTAAAGCAATCATTAATGCATTATCTAATGCTTTTTTATTTGTTGGATGTGGCTTTGCTCCTGGTTGATTTAAACAAATTGGACAGATATTTGTGTTTGCAGGGGCTTCTTGATAGTTAGTTGGACAATCACAGAATAATTTTGATTCAGTTTCTAATTGTACATGTATTTCAAGTCCACACATCATGTTGACATCGTCATTAATAGTAATTCCTCCACTTTGAGTAATTTTTTATATTAAATATCTATTTGTACTAATGAATTTATAAATATTATTAAAATATATGGATATTTAACGATTATGTATAAAAATAAAATAAAATAAAATAAATTAATTTTCAAATTCATTTATTAATTGTTTTGCAATAGCCCAATCATCATGATCATCAATTTCTGTCCATTTCAAACCATTAGTAAGAACAAAATCTATTGGACTTTCTTTGCTTAGTTTTTTATATGCAAAATCGTAATAATTTTGCTTATCTTCATCAATTAATTCAACAAGTATTTTATTAAATTTTGAAACATCTTTTTTAGCTACTTTTGAAACACCAATGAATTCTCCAGTTGAACTTTCAATATCTATTCCTTTTCCAATTTCTTCAATAATTCCATTAGCTATTGAATCATTTTCTTTCAATGATTTTTCGCCTATGATTAATTTAAATGATTCTTCATTAAGATTTTTATAATTATCAATAATCATACTAGTATTGTTTCTTTTTGCAATATTTTGGATAATTTTAGGATCAACGACATTATCTCCGTTAATTAAAATAAAATCATCTAGGTGTTCTCTTTCTATATAATTACTTGCAAGATATGTGGAAACAGACGTATTTGTCATGTCATATTCGGTGTTTTCAATAATTTTAATATTGATATCATGTTTTTTTTCTAATTTTCCTGCCAAATCAATTACTTTATCTTTATTGTATCCAACAACAGCTATAAATTCTTTTATATCAATTGCTATGCAATTTTTAATCATTCTTTCAAGTAATGTTGTTCTATTAAGCTCAAGTAGTGGTTTTGGAATGTTTTTGGTAAGGGGCATTAATCTAGTACCCATTCCAGCGGATAAAATTACACTAATCATTATAATCACCTATTTAACTGTACTCCATAATTCTTTAAATGCTTTTAAAGGAGGTTGTTTTTTAATAATTACATTATAAACAAAGTCAACGATATTACTATCTATATTATTTTCATTACAAATATCTTTCACTGCTTTTATAGAGTTTTTACCTTCAAATACAACACCACTTGCATTTTCATCGATAATCAATCTTTGACCATATAATATTCCTAAAGTATGGTTTCTACTTTCATGGGATGTAGAAGTTAATATTAAATCTCCAAATCCACAATATTCATGTACTGTTTCGGATTTACCTCCAATAGATTCAATTATTTTAATTGTATCTTTAAAACCTTTAGTTAAAATACTATATCGTGCATTTTCATTAATATTCATTCCTTCACATATTCCATTAGCTATTGCATTAATATTTTTTAAAACTCCACAAAATTCTATTCCAATTACATCATCAATTATTTTTATTTTAAATTGTTCTGTAGTTAAAGCTTTTTTAACTTTTAAAGAGTTTTCCATACTATTTGAAGCAATGTTTGTAATGGTTGGTAGATTTAACATTATTTCTGAAGCAAAATTTGGTCCAGATAATGCAACA
The window above is part of the Methanobrevibacter oralis genome. Proteins encoded here:
- a CDS encoding ABC transporter permease, producing MFDTMAEKKFLLQQLVKRDFTSKYKDSVLGIAWSFFNPLLIMLVFTAIFSMLFGRQIENYPVYFLSGRLIYDFYSAGTKGSMRSIRRNSGILKKIYVPKYMFSISSVCYEFINFLISFVILFGVMIITGAPFHSTILFAIIPLLFLVILIFGIGLILAVCNTYFTDIGYLYNVFTLVLMYASALFYPIEIVPATVQKIFTLNPVYTAICCFRECVVFGIIPDITQILYLATFAMIVLIIGILLFSIYEKKLALEI
- the hisE gene encoding phosphoribosyl-ATP diphosphatase, producing MSNDEIIRQVYEVLEDRRDNPIDSYTSNIMQDSDKKAEDKILEKISEEAGEVLLAAKNNENLVYESVDLIFHTLLILVHKGIDIDEIFDEFARRRK
- a CDS encoding CBS domain-containing ParB/RepB/Spo0J family partition protein: MTEKKSFVKDYMTRNVISVSPETTTTEIIRLMKESDHNSYPVVENNKLVGMVTAFDVVIKDWAEKVKDIMSTKLVVANEDLSINDASRVMFRRGISRMPVVDENGKLVGIITNTDMVRSHIERSTPNKVEYFKSTLEQLYGIKTTLKHMRVATDKLRPTQDRVYADELEGRSYELERGLAEPAIVVKTGDRWILVDGHHRAVASKQMGCKTVDSYVIDLGQDIKLGMEKTADNSGIKTFDDIEIIDDDHHPLIAITESIQDRAKGDD
- the gatB gene encoding Asp-tRNA(Asn)/Glu-tRNA(Gln) amidotransferase subunit GatB; amino-acid sequence: MMCGLEIHVQLETESKLFCDCPTNYQEAPANTNICPICLNQPGAKPHPTNKKALDNALMIALMLNCKIDKGFTYFMRKHYDYPDLPSGYQRTSVPIGYEGELNGIRIREIHVEEDPGQYKPDRGIVNFNRSGIPLVEIVTEPDIKSPEEARDFLKELIRVLQYSGGARGEGTMRADVNISIEGGNRVEMKNVNSIKGAYKALKFELVRQKNLMKRGVEVKQETRAYLESQMITVGMRLKEDADDYRFIPDPDLPPMEITENAIQNTLETMPEAPHNKVKRFVTDYNIDEESAKVLTSELDLAIAYEEVAKQIDPKFASKWMRDELKRVLSYNKLTFVDSGILVEDLVEFFNMLLSKTITTKAGQRIIEQMPNNKQTPKAIAEELGLLGVVKDDEIINAAKQAIDENPKAVEDYLTGQKASLNYLVGQVMRITRGKADPGETVKILKENIE
- a CDS encoding phosphocholine cytidylyltransferase family protein, with translation MISVILSAGMGTRLMPLTKNIPKPLLELNRTTLLERMIKNCIAIDIKEFIAVVGYNKDKVIDLAGKLEKKHDINIKIIENTEYDMTNTSVSTYLASNYIEREHLDDFILINGDNVVDPKIIQNIAKRNNTSMIIDNYKNLNEESFKLIIGEKSLKENDSIANGIIEEIGKGIDIESSTGEFIGVSKVAKKDVSKFNKILVELIDEDKQNYYDFAYKKLSKESPIDFVLTNGLKWTEIDDHDDWAIAKQLINEFEN
- a CDS encoding NAD(P)H-dependent glycerol-3-phosphate dehydrogenase — translated: MNINVGVVGAGTMGTALAQRVSENVEQVILHVRKQDLCDDINNDRHNSQYYPNLKLNENIIATLDISDLKKCSIVVLAIPSSAFRTTLKSLKKYLKKDTIIVTTAKGIEYPSLKTMGNLIEEYFDENYVALSGPNFASEIMLNLPTITNIASNSMENSLKVKKALTTEQFKIKIIDDVIGIEFCGVLKNINAIANGICEGMNINENARYSILTKGFKDTIKIIESIGGKSETVHEYCGFGDLILTSTSHESRNHTLGILYGQRLIIDENASGVVFEGKNSIKAVKDICNENNIDSNIVDFVYNVIIKKQPPLKAFKELWSTVK